A segment of the Nitrosopumilus sp. genome:
AACTACTACATCTTCTCTACTAAAGCCATCACGAAGTAAGCCAGCTTCTAATTTTCTTAATCCATATGGCGCATATTTTGCAGCACCGTTAATGTCAGGTGACCAATTACAAATGAAATCAAACAGAACCTTAGGAGTTACTTGATTTCCAAGAATTTTATACCAAAAACTGTTTTTATCTCTGTTAGGATCAAGCGCCGGAGCACAACCGAAAAATGTTGCAAGAGACAATCCCCTATAAGGAGACATCAAAGTCCTATCAGCTGTTAAAACTATTTTTGGAGTACCCATACCCTTCACGAAAAGGATTTTGTGATTTATTTTAAACCTTGCTAGTCAAACTCAATAATTTTCCAAAATTCCAGCCTTATTTCTATGAAAATAACCAAATTCCTTATTTTTTGATAGGTGATCTCCGTCAAATACAGTTCCATCCCTACAGGCAAGATCAGCACCCACGCAGCAGCTGCCACAAATTCCCACACCACATTTCATCATGCGCTCCAGACTAGCCTGTACAAACATACCCCTAGAATGTGCAGATTGTACAGTTTTGTACATCATGACTTCTGGACCGCATACATACACACCATCATAATGAGCCTGATTAACCAGTTTTTCAACCAGATCAGTTACAAATCCTTTTTCACCATAACTGCCATCATCAGTGGATACAATCACATTGTGAGGATTATTTTCTAAAAGAGAATTTGCCAAATCTTCAAAAAATACTTCCTCTTTGGATTTTGCACCAATCAATACAGTAACATCATCTGTAGGAGTTACAAACGTAAGCAAGCGCATCATTGGAACAAGTCCGGTTCCACCTCCGACTAGCAAGATCTTTCCTTTTTTGAGATCAAATGAATTTCCATACGGACCTCGTACACCTATTTGTCCTCCCACTTTGATGTTAAACAACCCAGTGGAAGCAGGACCATGTTTCCTAACAGTGAATGCAGCCTTTCCAGATTCTTGAGAGATCATCACGCTCATAGGTAATTCGTTAACTCCAGGTATCCAAACCATTGCAAATTGTCCTGGAAGGACATCTGCCATCACCTTATCTGAAAAGACCAAAGTTCGGACAGTGGGAGTTTCATGAATCACTTTTTCAATTGTGACAATTGTAGGATGATTATGATTTCTTTGCAAGACCCACCATATCCTTTATTGAAGAATATTCCTTTCTTTTCATGTATTGTAAGATTCCGTTGTTAATATCATCAAAAACACCAACCCAGTTATCACCTATCGCACTTCCAAGCTGAACGGCAGAAGCACCTGCTAAGAAAAATTCAACTGCATCTTCCCACGTGGATATTCCACCACATCCAATAATTGGAACATCATACTTTGATGAAATTTCATAAACACATCTTAATGCAATAGGTTTAATCGGAGTACCAGATAATCCTCCAAATTTGTTACTAAGGATAGGTAGTTGAGTTTCAACGTCAATAGCCATCGCACGAACAGTGTTAATTGCAGTGATGGCATCGATTCCAGAGTCTATTGCAGTACCCACAGTATTTAGATAATTACTTGTACCAAGTCCAACCTTGGCAATTACAGGCACACTTGTGGATTTTTTTACAGTTGTTACAATTTTTCTTACCAATTCGGAATCATCACCGACTTCCAAACCGACCTTGGCAACATGCGGACAAGACAAATTCAGCTCATATGCAATAACTTTACAATTTTCAAATTGTTTAATCATCATTTCAAAATCTTCAGGAATTGAACCTACCAAGCTAACTACAATTGGAACATCTTGATTTGGTTCAATCATTTTAGCAAAATTGGGCGCACCTGGGTTAGAAAGGCCCACCGCATTTATCCAACCGCCACCTTTTACGCTGAAGATTGTGGGATTAGGATAGCCATTCCAAGGTTCTGTGCTAATGGATTTAGTCACAACAGCACCAGCTCCTGATGTGTATAATCGATTGAATACGTCTAATGAAATGCCTAAAATTCCGGATGCGAGCATCACAGGTTTATCCAATTGAATTCGACCTATGGAAGTTGCAATACTAGATTCCACTTTGATTAATGAGCTTAGTTTTGAATATAACAGTTGATTCTTGATTCTGGTACCGTTTTTAAAGGTGATTTAGAATCAACTATTCATGTATTCTGTAATTTTAACAGAATTGGGAATATCAGTTTTCAATGATGAAAAACTTGACAAAGCATTCGCTTTCTCAAATCCTGTTAAAGAGTATCTCCTAGTGAAGAGTAAAGAATCAAAATTAAACGAACTTGTAAATTATCTAGCTTCAACTCAAAGAGGATTTTCTGTCAGTGATGAATCATTACTTGCAATTCTGAAAAAATACTCCATTGATTGTCACATAATGGATTCTGACAAGTTGGATACCATACAAGCAACAAAACCACAGATTATTGTGGACTCAGGTTTTGCATCAAATTTGCAAGATACACTTGGAAAACTCAGAGAATTTGCCCTAGGGTTATCATCATCAAAAGTTACAGAAATATCACAAAGTCCAGATCTTCACATCATTCAAGCAATCAATTCATTAGATGAAATTGATAAAATTGCCAATGGCCTAAGTTCAAGACTTAGAGAATGGTATGGGTTACATTTTCCAGAACTAGACAACATAATTGACAGCATTAACGGATATGCACAGATAGTAATGGCTGGAAAACGTGAATCATTAACTAAACAGGTTTTTGAAGAGGCAGGATTTCCAGAATCAAAAGTAGAGATGCTATCATTAATCTCATCAAAAAGCAGAGGAGGAGATATTTCAGATATCAATTTGGCAATTGTGCAATCAATTGCAAAACAGGTTTTAGACTTTCACGAGTTACGTAAAAAACTCGAAGATCATGTTGAATCAGAAATGCAAGAAATTGCACCAAATGTTTCCGTCATATTAGGGACTGCAGTGGGTGCAAGAATTTTAGGCAGAGCTGGAAGTCTTAAAAAAATGGCATCACTTCCTGCCAGCACAATACAAGTTTTAGGAGCTGAAAAGGCATTATTCAGATCATTGAAAACAGGCTCTCAACCACCAAAACACGGATTATTATTCCAACATACTATGGTTCATGCTGCACCAAGATGGCAAAGAGGAAAAATTGCTAGAGCAGTTGCCGCAAAAGCAGTTATTGCTGCAAGAGTGGATGTTTACGGAGAAGGGCTAAACCATACTTTACTCGAAAAACTTAACATCAGAGTTGATGAAATAGGCAAAAAATATGAAAATCCTACTGAAAAAGATACTAGAGCACCACAAACTTTCAGAAGAGAAGGAAGCTTTGGAGACAGAAGAAGAGAAGGCGGAGACAGAAGAAGAGAAGGCGGAGACAGAAGAAGAGAAGGCGGAGACAGAAGAAGAGAAGGCGGAGACAGAAGAAGAGAAGGCGGAGACAGAAGACGGAGACAGAGACGGTCCTAGAAGAGAAAGTGGAATGAACAAAGAAAGAAATAATTCAAATAAAAAGAGAAAGAAGTTTGGAAGAAGATAATCAATCATTTTTTTGGATTGAATCAGAAGGACAAGAAAAACTAGCAACAGAGAACATGGTTCCTGGAAACCAAGTTTACAAAGAAAAACTAATCATTAAAAGTAATATCGAATATCGCTTATGGGATCCGTTTAGAAGTAAATTAGCTGCAGCAATTATGAACGAACTTGAATATTTTCCTTTTGAGAATAAAAGTCAGGTTTTGTATTTAGGAGCATCCACAGGAACTACCGTCAGCCATATCTCAGACATCATAGGTTCAAGTGGAATAGTGTTTAGTGTAGAACATGCAAGTAGAGTAGCAAGGGACTTTTTAGACAGAGTTGCATCACACAGATCAAATGTCATTCCAATCCTACAAGATGCCAGAAGACCCAAAGAATATTTTTCAGTATTTGGAAAAGTGGATGTCGTCTATGTAGATATTGCACAGCCAGATCAGACACAAATTGCAATGAACAACTGTGAAATGTTTCTCAAAAAAGGAGGTTATTTCTTTCTAGTCATCAAAACAAGAAGTATTGATGTGACTAAACCTCCAAAAAGAATTGTGGCTGAAGAAATAGAGAAATTAAAATCAAGATTTGATGTTTTACAGACAATAGACCTGCATCCCTATGACAAGGATCATGCAATGGTTATCTCAAAATTTAGAAGTTAGATTTTCCAATAATTTTCTGGACAGGTTTCCAACTTTTACGCACAAATCTAGGCATTTCATTATTTTTCTTATAATATTTTGTTACAAATTTTACAGTTACTGAGTCAGAAGGATATCCACTGCCCAAGTTATGATCCTTTCGTAATTTCATGATGACCCTATCCCTAGTAACTTTAGCGAGAATAGACGCTGCAGAAACTACTACAAACCTACTATCTGCATGATGGTATGATTTGATCTTGTGATTGTCAGATAATTGAGAGATTACTCTTCCAAATCTAGAGGGATTAACATCACAAGAATCCACATATGATACGTCAGGGTTTAGTTTAGACACAACTTTTGCCATATACTTTGCCTCCAGATCATTCAAACAATGTTTCTTAACGCTAGCATCAATCATTCTAGGAGAAATTTTTGCCACATAGTAATCATCGACGATTTCAATAATCTTTTTGTAAAGAGATTCTCGCAATTTTGAGGAAAGTTTCTTTGAATCCTTAACGCCTAAAGCAGATAATTTACGTATATTTTTTTTATCCAACATGATTCCAGCTATCACCAAAGGTCCCAACATAGAACCACGACCAGCATCGTCAATTCCACAAACTTGCACAAATTTTTTTTCAAAGCACAAGTATTAAACCGTTATACGTTTAGAAAGAATTGTAAAGCAATTGGAATTTTCTGATGAAATCTTTCAAGAGATGGTTGAAGGAGATACAAAAATTCTAGTCCCAAAAAAATCAATTACTGACAAAGTACCTCCAAAAAAACCAGCATTCTTCAATCCAAAAGGAAAACTAAATAGAGATTTTTCAATAATCGCATACGCGGCATTTCTAAATAAATTTCAAGGACCAAAAATTTTCTTAGAGGGACTATCAGGAATTGGCGCCAGAGGATTACGAGTTGCAAACGAATTGCAGGTTGAAAAAATGTTCATTAATGATCTAAACCCATCTGCACTCAAAATGGCGGAATATTCAGCAAGTCTCAACGGATTAAAAAATATCGAATTTCATGAAGAAGAAGCCTGTAGATTTCTGAGTGGACATGCAAAAAAAGGTGAAAGAGGGGCAATAGTGGACATAGATCCATTTGGTTCGCCTGCATCATTTTTTGACTGCGGCATCAGGGCAACCATGCATGGAGGAATATTGTCCACCGCCGCAACGGACCTTCAAGTGCTAAACGGTCTATTTCAAGGAGCATGTAAGAGAAAATATGGCGGAATTCCGGTAAAAACAGAATATGGAAACGAAATTGCAATTAGGCTGATTCTAGGTTGCCTCAGAACAGTATCAGCAAGACTCGGAGTGGAAATCATTCCCTTGTTTGTAGAAAGTGAAATGCACTACTACAGAACATACGTCAAAGTTCTAAACAGACCAGATCAGCAGGAAAACTTGGGATATATTTTGCATTGCAAAAGCTGCGGACATAGAAAAATAACATTAGAGCAAGAACAGGAATGTGAATTATGTAAATCAAAAATTAGCATTGCAGGACCTTTATGGATTGGAAGCATTTTTGACAAGGAATTTGTTCAGAATATGCTACTAGAAACGCCCAATTTGACAATAGATAAAAATTGTGAAAAAATACTTAACAAATGCCTCGATGAATCAGAAATGCAGGGAACATATTTTACATTAGATGAAGTTGCATCAAAAATGAAATCATCACCTCCAAAACTAGAAAATGCAATATTAAATTTACAAAAAAATAATTTTCTATCCAGTGTCACAGTATTCAATCCAACAGGATTTAGAACAAATGCCAACATAAACGAAATAATTGAAGTTTTTCAGTCTATCCAATAAAACCCATGCAGACACAGTACAATTCACTACTTTGCTTTCTACTAGCCTGAGGTTTTGTAAGATTTATCCTGACAAATTTTTTCTTTACATAATCTTTAAACTCCATAGAGTATTCACCATCAAAAACTTTGAAAACAGCATTTCCCTTATGTGCTAAAACTTTGTCCATAATTTTTGTACAATCATAGTTCAAAGAAATTTGCTTAGCATGATCAACAGACCAATTGCCACTAACCTGCGGGGAAAGATCACAAATAACCGCATTTACCTTATGACCAAAATAAGACATCACCTCGTCAATCACATTTTCATCTTCAATGTTTTCTCGTACAATATGAGCACCTGAAATTTCTTCAACATAGGATAAATCAACGCCCATTACTTTTCCTTGATTTCCAACCAACTTCACCGCCATCTGAGTCCAACCGCCGGGAGCACACCCAAGATCCAGTACGCTGAAACCAGGTCCAATGAGACGATACGATTGGTTGAGTTCTTTTAGTTTGAATGCAGCTCTACTTCGAAAACCTTGTTCGTGTGCTAGTTTGCGATAGTGATCTTTACGTGCTTCAATTAGTTTCATTTAGACTTCACAGACTTTTTTAGATCAGATATCACCCAATCTTCAATCATTTGACAATTTTTAGGACTAATCTCACCATCTAGTGAACATTTCTGTTCGACAGTGCAAACTAGACACGGTGCATTTTCAATGGATTGAGTGCTAATGGGAGTTTTCTTTAAGATTAACTTGTAAGTCCAACGATTATTTTCAAGAAGTTTCTCTCTCGTAATAGTACCCATTCTTTCAAGTTTTAATGCCAGACGAGAACCAATCTGATTTGTAAGTTTAAGTTTTTTCCACAATTCACCTTGGAACATTCCATCAGATTCACGTTCAGCTAAAATATCACATACCTTGTTTGTCAATCTCTCCATGTCAACTTTTTCGATTTGAAAATTTTCTATTTCTTCATCAGAAAGTTGTTCTTCAAGTTCTTCTTCTAAGGTTTTTTCAGCTTCTCGTTTAGCTTCCTCTAATTCTTTTTTTGTCAATTTTTTTACTTTTGCCGGCTTTGCTTCAGCCTTCTTTGCCGGCTTTGCTTCAGCCTTCTTTGCCGGCTTTGCTTCAGCCTTCTTTGCCGGCTTTGCTTCAGCCTTCTTTGCCGGCTTTGCTTCAGCCTTCTTTGCCGGCTTTGCTTCAGCCTTCTTTGCCGGCTTTGCTTCAGCCTTCTTTGCCGGCTTTGCTTCAGCCTTCTTTGCCGGCTTTGCTTCAGCCTTCTTTGCCGGCTTTGCTTCAGCCTTCTTTGCCGGCTTTGCTTCAGCCTTCTTTGCCGGCTTTGCTTCAGCCTTCTTTGCCGGCTTTGCTTCAGCCTTCTTTGCCGGCTTTGCTTCAGCCTTCTTTGAGGATGGATCTAATACCTGCTTTTTCTTTTTTAATTCATTAAGCTCAGCCTTAATTTTTTCTGCATCTTCAATTAGAGAATCTTTTTTCTTCACCATTAAATCACCATATTTTTTAAAATCAATTTCTTATCTTTTATTCAATATTTCATTCCTATTTAACAGTAAATGTTCCCTTTGAAGAAATATTTTTTAGTTCTTTTGAGATCATTTCTACCACTATTTCATATGATCCGGGCACACTAATGGCCTTAGAGAATTTATCCCCGATAGGGAGAAATGGACTATCCACATCAAAACATTGCTCAAAAAATCCACTTTGAGTAATCACATCACTCTTTCCAGAGGAATAAATTGTAACATAAAGATCTCCACAATTAAAAGATGGATCATCAATTTTTACTTGTATTTCAACAGGTTGTGAAGATGAGTATTGTTTTGACAGGCCAATAATTTCAATCAAAGAGCCATGAGAAGATGACCCTTCAAAAGACATAGGCCACAGGTTTAATTCTCTGCCAGGTTCCTGAAGAATGTCATTTAAAACCACTGAACCAAACAATGTCGAAAAAATTACAGGTAATACGAATGTAACAATAACCCTCTTACTGACCATTTTATTGTAAGAACAATAATTCCCATATATCTATTTAGCAAAAATTTAAAGAACAAGATCAATTTGACGAATGAGTTAAATCGTAGCCAACCAAATATCG
Coding sequences within it:
- a CDS encoding dihydroorotate dehydrogenase electron transfer subunit, with translation MQRNHNHPTIVTIEKVIHETPTVRTLVFSDKVMADVLPGQFAMVWIPGVNELPMSVMISQESGKAAFTVRKHGPASTGLFNIKVGGQIGVRGPYGNSFDLKKGKILLVGGGTGLVPMMRLLTFVTPTDDVTVLIGAKSKEEVFFEDLANSLLENNPHNVIVSTDDGSYGEKGFVTDLVEKLVNQAHYDGVYVCGPEVMMYKTVQSAHSRGMFVQASLERMMKCGVGICGSCCVGADLACRDGTVFDGDHLSKNKEFGYFHRNKAGILENY
- a CDS encoding dihydroorotate dehydrogenase, coding for MESSIATSIGRIQLDKPVMLASGILGISLDVFNRLYTSGAGAVVTKSISTEPWNGYPNPTIFSVKGGGWINAVGLSNPGAPNFAKMIEPNQDVPIVVSLVGSIPEDFEMMIKQFENCKVIAYELNLSCPHVAKVGLEVGDDSELVRKIVTTVKKSTSVPVIAKVGLGTSNYLNTVGTAIDSGIDAITAINTVRAMAIDVETQLPILSNKFGGLSGTPIKPIALRCVYEISSKYDVPIIGCGGISTWEDAVEFFLAGASAVQLGSAIGDNWVGVFDDINNGILQYMKRKEYSSIKDMVGLAKKS
- a CDS encoding ribonucleotide-diphosphate reductase subunit beta, giving the protein MYSVILTELGISVFNDEKLDKAFAFSNPVKEYLLVKSKESKLNELVNYLASTQRGFSVSDESLLAILKKYSIDCHIMDSDKLDTIQATKPQIIVDSGFASNLQDTLGKLREFALGLSSSKVTEISQSPDLHIIQAINSLDEIDKIANGLSSRLREWYGLHFPELDNIIDSINGYAQIVMAGKRESLTKQVFEEAGFPESKVEMLSLISSKSRGGDISDINLAIVQSIAKQVLDFHELRKKLEDHVESEMQEIAPNVSVILGTAVGARILGRAGSLKKMASLPASTIQVLGAEKALFRSLKTGSQPPKHGLLFQHTMVHAAPRWQRGKIARAVAAKAVIAARVDVYGEGLNHTLLEKLNIRVDEIGKKYENPTEKDTRAPQTFRREGSFGDRRREGGDRRREGGDRRREGGDRRREGGDRRREGGDRRRRQRRS
- a CDS encoding fibrillarin-like rRNA/tRNA 2'-O-methyltransferase, whose product is MEEDNQSFFWIESEGQEKLATENMVPGNQVYKEKLIIKSNIEYRLWDPFRSKLAAAIMNELEYFPFENKSQVLYLGASTGTTVSHISDIIGSSGIVFSVEHASRVARDFLDRVASHRSNVIPILQDARRPKEYFSVFGKVDVVYVDIAQPDQTQIAMNNCEMFLKKGGYFFLVIKTRSIDVTKPPKRIVAEEIEKLKSRFDVLQTIDLHPYDKDHAMVISKFRS
- a CDS encoding ribonuclease HII, with product MQVCGIDDAGRGSMLGPLVIAGIMLDKKNIRKLSALGVKDSKKLSSKLRESLYKKIIEIVDDYYVAKISPRMIDASVKKHCLNDLEAKYMAKVVSKLNPDVSYVDSCDVNPSRFGRVISQLSDNHKIKSYHHADSRFVVVSAASILAKVTRDRVIMKLRKDHNLGSGYPSDSVTVKFVTKYYKKNNEMPRFVRKSWKPVQKIIGKSNF
- a CDS encoding tRNA (guanine-N1)-methyltransferase → MEFSDEIFQEMVEGDTKILVPKKSITDKVPPKKPAFFNPKGKLNRDFSIIAYAAFLNKFQGPKIFLEGLSGIGARGLRVANELQVEKMFINDLNPSALKMAEYSASLNGLKNIEFHEEEACRFLSGHAKKGERGAIVDIDPFGSPASFFDCGIRATMHGGILSTAATDLQVLNGLFQGACKRKYGGIPVKTEYGNEIAIRLILGCLRTVSARLGVEIIPLFVESEMHYYRTYVKVLNRPDQQENLGYILHCKSCGHRKITLEQEQECELCKSKISIAGPLWIGSIFDKEFVQNMLLETPNLTIDKNCEKILNKCLDESEMQGTYFTLDEVASKMKSSPPKLENAILNLQKNNFLSSVTVFNPTGFRTNANINEIIEVFQSIQ
- a CDS encoding 23S rRNA (uridine(2552)-2'-O)-methyltransferase (Specifically methylates the uridine in position 2552 of 23S rRNA in the fully assembled 50S ribosomal subunit), with protein sequence MKLIEARKDHYRKLAHEQGFRSRAAFKLKELNQSYRLIGPGFSVLDLGCAPGGWTQMAVKLVGNQGKVMGVDLSYVEEISGAHIVRENIEDENVIDEVMSYFGHKVNAVICDLSPQVSGNWSVDHAKQISLNYDCTKIMDKVLAHKGNAVFKVFDGEYSMEFKDYVKKKFVRINLTKPQASRKQSSELYCVCMGFIG
- a CDS encoding transcriptional regulator, which translates into the protein MVKKKDSLIEDAEKIKAELNELKKKKQVLDPSSKKAEAKPAKKAEAKPAKKAEAKPAKKAEAKPAKKAEAKPAKKAEAKPAKKAEAKPAKKAEAKPAKKAEAKPAKKAEAKPAKKAEAKPAKKAEAKPAKKAEAKPAKKAEAKPAKVKKLTKKELEEAKREAEKTLEEELEEQLSDEEIENFQIEKVDMERLTNKVCDILAERESDGMFQGELWKKLKLTNQIGSRLALKLERMGTITREKLLENNRWTYKLILKKTPISTQSIENAPCLVCTVEQKCSLDGEISPKNCQMIEDWVISDLKKSVKSK